One window of Methanofervidicoccus abyssi genomic DNA carries:
- a CDS encoding nucleotidyltransferase family protein: MEMNKNNFKFKKTEIGLIPEDWEVVKYIKVLKKLKPILEREFKVSKIGLFGSVVRNEQSQDSDIDIIVEFSEPIGLKFVELAEFLEKKLGRKVDLVSSKGISPYIKPYIEKEVIYI; the protein is encoded by the coding sequence ATGGAAATGAATAAAAATAATTTCAAATTTAAAAAAACAGAAATAGGCTTGATTCCCGAGGATTGGGAAGTTGTGAAGTATATCAAGGTATTAAAAAAATTAAAACCCATACTTGAAAGAGAATTTAAGGTTTCAAAAATAGGGCTTTTTGGCTCTGTTGTGAGGAACGAACAAAGCCAAGATAGTGATATTGATATAATCGTGGAATTTTCTGAACCTATAGGATTGAAATTTGTTGAACTTGCAGAATTTCTTGAAAAAAAGCTGGGAAGAAAGGTTGATTTAGTCTCAAGCAAAGGTATAAGCCCTTACATAAAACCGTATATAGAGAAAGAGGTAATTTATATATGA
- a CDS encoding HepT-like ribonuclease domain-containing protein: MKDIKPFLRHIIDECEYLENASRNLEFEQFIKDETLKRAFVRSLEIIGEAAKNIPDDIKNKYKHIPWKQIAGLRDVLIHKYFGVDYKNVWKIVKEDIPKLKEDISKILEGLK; the protein is encoded by the coding sequence ATGAAAGATATTAAACCCTTTTTGAGGCATATCATTGATGAATGCGAATATCTTGAAAATGCCTCAAGAAATTTAGAATTTGAACAGTTTATAAAAGATGAGACTCTAAAAAGAGCATTTGTAAGGAGCCTTGAGATTATTGGAGAAGCTGCAAAGAATATACCTGATGATATAAAAAACAAATATAAACATATCCCTTGGAAACAGATAGCAGGCTTGAGAGATGTGCTTATCCATAAGTATTTTGGTGTTGATTATAAAAATGTGTGGAAGATAGTAAAAGAAGATATACCGAAACTTAAGGAAGATATTAGTAAGATTCTGGAGGGGTTAAAATGA
- a CDS encoding restriction endonuclease subunit S — translation MSKFKQTEIGLIPEDWEVVPILDCCVFERGIEVGSKNYNSEKRGIPFIRVGNIAKGLQELVYTTCKEVKLCKDDDILIALDGSPGAVARGWQGAYASGIRKVLIKPNWKNKLNYNYLYFILQHPIVQDVIKSHTTGVTILHASKSLQYIKIPLPPLSEQKKIAKVLDKIQQAIEIQDRIIEQVRNLKKSLMQKLFTEGLYGEEQKETEIGLIPKSWKVVWLGEVVDVKGGKRVPKGHKLVDRNTGYPYIRVVDFKDMSVDLKNVKFLMRETYNKIRKYTISSNDIYISIAGTPGIVGVIPKELENSNLTENAAKLVLKSNNITKWYLAYFLASSIGQNQIKRAVHKANQPKLALARIKQFIIPLPPLEEQKQIAHILSVVDKKIEVEKKRKQVLKELFKTMLHKLMSGEIRLKEVEI, via the coding sequence ATGAGTAAATTCAAACAAACAGAAATAGGATTGATTCCTGAGGATTGGGAGGTTGTACCAATATTAGATTGTTGCGTATTTGAAAGAGGCATAGAAGTAGGAAGTAAAAATTATAACTCAGAAAAAAGAGGAATACCTTTTATAAGAGTTGGGAATATTGCAAAAGGACTGCAAGAATTAGTCTATACTACATGTAAAGAAGTTAAATTATGTAAAGATGATGATATTTTAATAGCATTGGATGGTTCTCCAGGTGCTGTTGCAAGAGGGTGGCAAGGTGCATACGCATCTGGAATAAGGAAAGTTTTAATTAAACCTAATTGGAAAAATAAACTGAACTATAATTATCTTTATTTTATACTTCAACACCCTATTGTTCAAGATGTTATAAAGTCCCACACAACGGGGGTAACAATTCTACACGCCTCAAAGTCTTTGCAATACATAAAAATCCCCCTTCCCCCACTCTCCGAGCAGAAAAAAATTGCCAAAGTTCTGGATAAAATCCAGCAGGCTATTGAGATTCAGGACAGAATAATAGAGCAGGTGAGAAATCTCAAGAAATCCCTCATGCAAAAACTCTTTACCGAAGGGCTTTACGGAGAGGAGCAGAAGGAGACAGAAATTGGGCTTATCCCGAAGAGCTGGAAGGTGGTGTGGCTGGGGGAGGTTGTTGATGTAAAAGGAGGGAAAAGAGTTCCTAAAGGACATAAACTTGTTGATAGAAACACAGGGTACCCATACATAAGAGTTGTGGACTTTAAAGATATGAGTGTAGATTTAAAAAATGTTAAATTTCTAATGAGGGAAACTTATAATAAAATTAGAAAATACACAATTTCGTCAAATGATATTTACATTTCAATTGCAGGTACTCCGGGGATAGTCGGAGTTATTCCCAAGGAATTAGAAAATAGCAATTTGACAGAAAATGCTGCTAAACTAGTTTTGAAAAGCAATAACATTACCAAATGGTATTTAGCTTATTTTTTGGCTTCATCTATTGGACAAAATCAAATAAAACGTGCTGTACACAAAGCAAATCAACCAAAATTAGCTTTAGCAAGAATTAAACAATTTATTATCCCCCTTCCCCCACTTGAAGAACAAAAACAAATTGCTCACATTTTAAGCGTAGTTGACAAAAAGATAGAGGTTGAGAAGAAAAGAAAGCAAGTTTTAAAGGAGCTTTTCAAGACAATGCTCCACAAACTCATGAGCGGGGAGATAAGGCTTAAAGAGGTGGAAATATGA